In Nocardioides marinus, one DNA window encodes the following:
- a CDS encoding 3-hydroxybutyrate dehydrogenase: protein MSRDVTSSTLDGACALVTGGARGIGAAVAAALAEGGARVVVLDREAEAAAKVAADVGGHTEVADLTDPGDLAAAVDRVEGRFGPVQVLVNNAGAQHLAPVTELAPAHWQRLHDLMLRAPFLLSQRVLPGMYAAGWGRLVHVSSVHGLRASAYKSAYVSAKHGLEGLSKVIALEAAGTGVTSNTVCPGYVRTPLVEGQVADQAREHGISADRVVDEVLLARTPVKRMVEPHEVAAAVAWLCGPHSASITGSAHVLDGGWTAT from the coding sequence ATGAGCCGCGATGTGACCTCCAGCACCCTCGACGGCGCCTGCGCCCTGGTGACCGGCGGGGCCCGTGGCATCGGAGCAGCCGTGGCGGCCGCGCTCGCCGAGGGCGGGGCGCGGGTCGTGGTCCTGGACCGGGAGGCCGAGGCCGCCGCGAAGGTCGCTGCCGACGTCGGGGGGCACACCGAGGTCGCCGACCTCACCGACCCCGGCGACCTGGCGGCTGCCGTGGACCGCGTGGAGGGTCGGTTCGGGCCGGTGCAGGTGCTGGTCAACAACGCCGGCGCCCAGCACCTCGCCCCGGTCACCGAGCTCGCCCCGGCGCACTGGCAGCGGCTGCACGACCTGATGCTGCGGGCCCCCTTCCTGCTCTCCCAGCGGGTGCTGCCGGGGATGTACGCCGCCGGCTGGGGCCGGCTGGTGCACGTCTCGAGCGTCCACGGCCTGCGCGCCTCGGCGTACAAGTCGGCCTACGTCTCGGCCAAGCACGGCCTGGAGGGGCTGTCCAAGGTGATCGCGCTGGAGGCGGCCGGCACCGGGGTCACCTCCAACACCGTGTGCCCTGGCTACGTCCGCACCCCGCTGGTCGAGGGTCAGGTCGCCGACCAGGCCCGCGAGCACGGGATCAGTGCCGACCGGGTCGTCGACGAGGTGCTGCTGGCGCGCACGCCGGTCAAGCGGATGGTCGAGCCTCACGAGGTCGCCGCGGCGGTCGCCTGGCTGTGCGGCCCCCACTCGGCCTCGATCACCGGGTCCGCCCACGTCCTCGACGGCGGCTGGACCGCCACGTAG